A genomic region of Pogona vitticeps strain Pit_001003342236 chromosome Z, PviZW2.1, whole genome shotgun sequence contains the following coding sequences:
- the LOC144585082 gene encoding LOW QUALITY PROTEIN: uncharacterized protein LOC144585082 (The sequence of the model RefSeq protein was modified relative to this genomic sequence to represent the inferred CDS: substituted 1 base at 1 genomic stop codon): MECKNSFSSRRNLRSHRRTHTGKKPYKCMECGKSFSKNGHLRSHQRTHTGEKPHKCMECGKSFSRSYALRLHQRTHTGEKPHKCMECGKSFSLNYVLRLHQRTHTGEKPHKCMECGKSFSHSGHLRSHQMTHTGEKPHKCMECGKSFSRSFALRLHQRTHTGEKPHKCMECGKGFSLNYVLRLHQRTHTGEKPHKCMECGKSFSQSRNLRLHQRTHTGEKPHKCMECGKSFRCSGQLRVHQRTHTGEKPHKCMECGKSFIRSYALRLHQRTHTGEKPHKCMECGKSFSRSYALRLHQRTHTGEKPHKCMECGKSFRHSGVLRLHQLTHTGEKAHKCMECGRSFSHSGQLRLHQRTHTGEKPYKCTECGKSFIRSDVLRLHQRSHTGEKPHKCMECGKSFSQSSQLRLHQRTHTGEKPHKCMECGKCFSRSDGLRLHQRTHTGEKPHKCMECGKSFSQSGQLRVHQRTHTGEKPHKCMECGKSYSQAGLLMVHHRTHTGEKPHKCVECGKSFSRSDSLSLHQRTHTGERPHKCMVCGKSFSKSSHLKSHQRTHTGEKPHKCMERKNSFSSRRNLRSHRRTHTGKKPYKCMECGKSFSENGHLRSHQRTHTGEKPHKCMECGKSFSHSFALRLHQRTHTGEKPHKCMECGKSFSRSFALRLHQRTHTGEKPHKCMECGKSFSLNYVLRLHQRTHTGEKPHKCMECGKSFSQSRHLRLHQRTHTGEKPHKCMECGKSFRCSGQLRVHQRTHTGEKPHKCMECGKSFIRSYALRLHQRTHTGEKPHKCMECGKSFSRSYALRLHQRTHTGEKPHKCMECGKSFRHSGQLRLHQMTHTGEKAHKCMECGRSFSHSGQLRLHQRTHTGEKPYKCTECGRSFIRSDVLRLHQRSHTGEKPHKCMECGKSFSQSSQLRLHQRTHTGEKPHKCMECGKSFSLNYVLRLHQRTHTGEKPHKCMECGKCFSRSDGLRLHQRTHTGEKPHKCMECGKSFSQSGQLRVHQRTHTGEKPHKCMECGKSYSQAGLLMVHHRTHTGEKPHKCVECGKSFSRSDSLSLHQRTHTGERPHKCMVCGKSFSKSSHLQSHQRTHTGEKPHKCIDXGKSFSRSGDLRLHQKTHTGEKP, encoded by the exons atggaatgtaaAAACAGTTTCAGCAGtagaagaaatctgcgttcacatcgaagaactcacacagggaagaaaccgtacaaatgcatggaatgtggaaaaagtttcagtaaaaatggtcatcttaggtcacatcaaaggactcacactggggagaaaccacataaatgcatggaatgtggaaagagctttagtcgcagttatgcccttagattacatcaaaggacccacactggggagaaaccacataaatgcatggaatgtggaaagagctttagtctcaattatgtccttaggttacatcaaaggactcacactggggagaaaccacataaatgcatggaatgtggaaagagctttagtcacagtggacatcttaggtcacatcaaatgacccacactggggagaaaccacataaatgcatggaatgtggaaagagctttagtcgcagttttgcccttagattacatcaaaggacccacactggggagaaaccacataaatgcatggaatgtggaaagggctttagtCTCAATTatgtccttaggttacatcaaaggactcacactggggagaaaccacataaatgcatggaatgtggaaagagctttagtcagagtcgtaaccttaggttacatcaaaggactcacactggggaaaaaccacataaatgcatggaatgtggaaagagttttagatgcagtggtcagcttagggtacatcaaaggacccacactggggagaaaccacataaatgcatggaatgtggaaagagctttattcgcagttatgcccttaggttacatcaaaggacccacactggggagaaaccacataaatgcatggaatgtggaaagagctttagtcgcagttatgcccttaggttacatcaaaggacccacactggggagaaaccacataaatgcatggaatgtggaaagagctttagacacagtggtgtccttaggttacatcaattgacccacactggggagaaagcacataaatgcatggaatgtggaaggagctttagtcacagtggtcagcttagattacatcaaaggactcacactggggagaaaccatataagtgcacagaatgtggaaagagctttattcgcaGTGAtgtccttagattacatcaaaggagtcatactggggagaaaccacataaatgcatggaatgtggaaagagttttagtcagagtagtcagcttaggttacatcaaaggacccacactggggagaaaccacataaatgcatggaatgtggaaaatgctttagtcgcagtgatggccttaggttacatcaaaggacccacactggggagaaaccacataaatgcatggaatgtggaaagagctttagtcagagtggtcagcttagggtacatcaaaggacccacactggggagaaaccacataaatgcatggaatgtggaaagagctataGTCAGGCTGGACTGCTTATGGTACATcacaggacccacactggggagaaaccacataaatgcgtggaatgtggaaagagctttagtcgcagtgattcCCTTAGCttacatcaaaggacacacactggggagagaccacataaatgcatggtatgtggaaagagctttagcaagagtagtcatcttaagtcacatcaaaggactcacactggagagaaaccacataaatgc ATGGAACGTAAAAACAGTTTCAGCAGtagaagaaatctgcgttcacatcgaagaactcacacagggaagaaaccgtacaaatgcatggaatgtggaaaaagtttcagtgaaaatggtcatcttaggtcacatcaaaggactcacactggggagaaaccacataaatgcatggaatgtggaaagagctttagtcacagttttgcccttagattacatcaaaggacccacactggggagaaaccacataaatgcatggaatgtggaaagagctttagtcgcagttttgcccttagattacatcaaaggacccacactggggagaaaccacataaatgcatggaatgtggaaagagctttagtctcaattatgtccttaggttacatcagaggactcacactggggagaaaccacataaatgcatggaatgtggaaagagctttagtcagagtcgtcaccttaggttacatcaaaggactcacactggggaaaaaccacataaatgcatggaatgtggaaagagttttagatgcagtggtcagcttagggtacatcaaaggacccacactggggagaaaccacataaatgcatggaatgtggaaagagctttattcgcagttatgcccttaggttacatcaaaggacccacactggggagaaaccacataaatgcatggaatgtggaaagagctttagtcgcagttatgcccttaggttacatcaaaggacccacactggggagaaaccacataaatgcatggaatgtggaaagagctttagacacagtggtcagcttaggttacatcaaatgacccacactggggagaaagcacataaatgcatggaatgtggaaggagctttagtcacagtggtcagcttagattacatcaaaggactcacactggggagaaaccatataagtgcacagaatgtggaaggagctttaTTCGCAGTGAtgtccttagattacatcaaaggagtcatactggggagaaaccacataaatgcatggaatgtggaaagagctttagtcagagtagtcagcttaggttacatcaaaggacccacactggggagaaaccacataaatgcatggaatgtggaaagagctttagtctcaattatgtccttaggttacatcaaaggactcacactggggagaaaccacataaatgcatggaatgtggaaaatgctttagtcgcagtgatggccttaggttacatcaaaggacccacactggggagaaaccacataaatgcatggaatgtggaaagagctttagtcagagtggtcagcttagggtacatcaaaggacccacactggggagaaaccacataaatgcatggaatgtggaaagagctataGTCAGGCTGGACTGCTTATGGTACATcacaggacccacactggggagaaaccacataaatgcgtggaatgtggaaagagctttagtcgcagtgattcCCTTAGCttacatcaaaggacacacactggggagagaccacataaatgcatggtatgtggaaagagctttagcaaGAGTAGTCATCTtcagtcacatcaaaggactcacactggagagaaaccacataaatgcatagattgaggaaagagctttagtcgcagtggtgaccttagattacatcaaaaaactcacactggggagaaaccatag